In Bartonella bovis 91-4, the following proteins share a genomic window:
- a CDS encoding DUF883 family protein, which produces MANNKTAEDRAASTEKDLHAQLKQLRSEMANITSALSDLGSDTLSEAKNKATKLYTSMKDNGENIASQTKDVLSDFEQNLSRCVRKNPSKSVLVAASIGFVLSYLIRR; this is translated from the coding sequence ATGGCAAACAACAAGACAGCAGAAGACAGAGCAGCATCAACAGAAAAAGATTTACACGCTCAATTGAAGCAATTACGCAGTGAAATGGCAAACATAACCTCAGCATTAAGTGACCTTGGTTCAGACACATTAAGCGAAGCTAAAAACAAAGCAACAAAACTCTATACTTCTATGAAAGACAATGGCGAAAACATCGCTTCACAAACCAAAGACGTCTTAAGCGATTTTGAACAAAATTTGAGCAGATGTGTACGCAAAAATCCTAGCAAGAGCGTTTTGGTTGCAGCAAGCATTGGTTTTGTTCTCTCTTACTTGATCCGCCGTTAA
- the glmM gene encoding phosphoglucosamine mutase: protein MAQKYFGTDGIRGKANCFPMTPDFALKVGMAVGVLFRSQGQSCRVVIGKDTRLSGYMLENALVSGFTAAGMEAFLLGPVPTPAVAMLCRSLRADIGVMISASHNPYYDNGIKLFGPDGFKLSDKIEAQIEQLLEKDLSHSLANCAEIGRAKRVEGDIYRYIEYAKRTLPRDVRLDALRIVVDCANGAAYKAAPLALWELGAEVIAINHEPNGFNINQKCGSTDLTSLKEKVHEVRADVGIALDGDGDRVLMVDEKAQTIDGDQLIAVLAEHWHKTGRLQCSGVVTTIMANLGLERFLNAKGLDLIRTKVGDRYVVEAMREKGYNVGGEACGHIVLSDFGTTGDGLVVALQILACMKENKLSMSELCKRFEPVPQILKNITIKDKNVLNKSSVKAAIDQATEGLGERIRLVIRASGTEPLIRVMVEGDDTKVIEAIAADIADVIVRHDRV, encoded by the coding sequence ATGGCGCAAAAATATTTCGGAACAGATGGTATTCGGGGAAAAGCCAATTGTTTTCCTATGACACCAGATTTTGCCCTGAAAGTGGGGATGGCTGTGGGAGTTTTGTTTCGCTCACAAGGGCAGTCGTGCCGTGTGGTGATTGGTAAAGATACCCGATTGTCTGGTTATATGCTGGAAAATGCTTTGGTTTCAGGATTTACTGCTGCTGGAATGGAAGCTTTCTTGCTTGGGCCTGTACCAACCCCTGCTGTTGCTATGCTTTGCCGTTCTTTGCGGGCGGATATTGGGGTGATGATTTCTGCTTCTCATAACCCTTATTACGACAATGGTATTAAGCTTTTTGGCCCTGATGGTTTTAAGCTTTCAGATAAAATCGAAGCACAGATTGAGCAATTGCTTGAGAAAGATCTTTCGCATTCTTTAGCAAATTGTGCAGAAATTGGGCGTGCAAAACGGGTTGAAGGGGACATTTACCGTTATATTGAATATGCAAAACGCACGCTACCGCGTGATGTACGTTTGGATGCTTTGCGTATTGTGGTCGATTGTGCCAATGGCGCTGCATATAAGGCTGCACCACTTGCTTTATGGGAATTGGGTGCAGAGGTTATTGCAATCAATCATGAACCCAATGGCTTTAATATTAATCAAAAATGCGGATCTACGGATCTGACGTCTTTAAAAGAGAAAGTGCACGAGGTGCGTGCTGATGTGGGGATTGCGCTTGATGGGGATGGTGATCGTGTTTTAATGGTTGATGAAAAAGCTCAAACCATTGATGGTGATCAATTGATTGCGGTGCTTGCTGAACATTGGCACAAAACTGGGCGGCTGCAGTGCAGTGGTGTTGTGACAACCATTATGGCAAATCTTGGACTGGAGCGTTTTTTAAACGCTAAGGGGTTAGATTTGATACGTACTAAGGTTGGGGATCGTTATGTTGTTGAAGCGATGCGTGAGAAGGGTTATAATGTTGGTGGAGAGGCTTGTGGGCACATTGTCTTGAGTGATTTTGGGACAACGGGTGATGGGCTGGTTGTTGCTTTGCAGATTTTAGCGTGTATGAAAGAAAACAAACTCTCGATGAGCGAGCTGTGTAAACGTTTTGAACCTGTACCTCAAATTTTGAAAAATATAACAATTAAAGACAAAAATGTGTTGAATAAATCTTCAGTCAAGGCTGCAATTGATCAAGCAACAGAAGGTTTAGGGGAAAGGATACGGTTGGTTATTCGTGCTTCTGGAACTGAACCGTTGATTCGTGTGATGGTTGAGGGTGATGATACCAAAGTTATTGAAGCCATTGCGGCAGATATTGCGGATGTTATTGTGCGCCATGATCGTGTTTAG
- the ftsH gene encoding ATP-dependent zinc metalloprotease FtsH, whose translation MNSNYRSLMIWGLIALVLIALFSFFNGSSQRTGNGELSYSDFLKKVENNEFTTVTIQGQKLTGHTADRRIISTYAPRDPALVQKLEDNKVNVKAVPESSGNSILLNLLFSLLPVIIIVGAWIFFMRQMQNGSRGAMGFGKSKAKLLSEAHGRVTFQDVAGVEEAKQDLQEIVDFLRDPQKFQRLGGRIPRGVLLVGPPGTGKTLLARSVAGEANVPFFTISGSDFVEMFVGVGASRVRDMFEQAKKNAPCIIFIDEIDAVGRHRGAGLGGGNDEREQTLNQLLVEMDGFEPNESIILIAATNRPDVLDPALLRPGRFDRQVVVPNPDVAGREQILKVHVRNVPVAPNVDLKVLARGTPGFSGADLMNLVNEAALMAASRNKRVVTMQEFEDAKDKVMMGAERRSTAMTQEEKELTAYHEAGHAIVALNVPAADPVHKATIVPRGRALGMVMQLPEGDRYSMSYRWMISRLAIMMGGRVAEELKFGKENITSGAASDIEQATKLARAMITRWGFSEMLGNVAYGDNQDEVFLGHSVARTQNVSEETARMIDMEVRRLIDDAYKSATKVLTTKKKQWFALAQGLLEYETLTGAEINEVIAGKPPSRTQGNDHVPSRTSSVPKTGGKGGKEKSQLRVEEKKTDVSEKKTDAAEKNTGVTEKKARSSKSVSKSTLKVSNDNKVKAKNDSKNNPDA comes from the coding sequence ATGAATTCCAATTACCGCTCCCTCATGATTTGGGGGCTTATTGCCTTAGTACTCATTGCGTTGTTTTCTTTCTTTAATGGAAGCAGCCAGCGAACCGGAAATGGTGAGCTTTCCTATTCTGATTTCTTAAAGAAAGTCGAGAATAACGAGTTTACAACTGTGACTATCCAAGGTCAAAAGTTAACAGGACATACCGCTGATCGTCGAATCATTTCAACTTATGCACCAAGAGATCCTGCTTTGGTACAGAAATTGGAAGATAACAAGGTGAATGTGAAGGCTGTACCTGAAAGTTCTGGGAATAGTATTTTATTGAATTTATTATTCTCTCTTCTTCCTGTTATTATTATTGTTGGGGCGTGGATCTTTTTTATGCGACAAATGCAAAATGGATCACGTGGTGCAATGGGGTTTGGGAAATCAAAAGCAAAATTACTAAGTGAAGCGCATGGGCGGGTCACCTTTCAAGATGTTGCTGGTGTTGAAGAAGCAAAGCAAGATTTACAAGAAATTGTCGATTTTCTACGTGATCCACAAAAATTTCAGCGTTTAGGGGGGCGTATTCCCCGTGGTGTTTTGCTTGTTGGGCCACCAGGAACTGGAAAAACTTTACTTGCACGCTCTGTTGCTGGGGAAGCCAATGTTCCATTTTTTACCATCTCAGGGTCAGACTTTGTGGAAATGTTTGTAGGTGTTGGGGCAAGCCGTGTTCGTGATATGTTTGAACAAGCTAAAAAAAATGCTCCTTGCATTATCTTTATTGATGAAATCGATGCGGTTGGGCGCCATCGTGGTGCAGGACTTGGCGGGGGAAACGATGAGCGCGAACAAACATTAAACCAATTGCTTGTTGAAATGGATGGGTTTGAGCCTAATGAAAGCATTATTTTAATTGCAGCAACAAACCGGCCAGATGTGCTTGACCCTGCTTTGTTAAGACCAGGGCGTTTTGATCGACAAGTTGTGGTGCCAAACCCTGATGTTGCTGGGCGTGAGCAGATTTTGAAAGTTCATGTGCGCAATGTGCCTGTAGCGCCCAATGTTGATTTGAAGGTTTTAGCGCGAGGAACACCAGGATTTTCCGGTGCTGATCTGATGAACCTTGTTAATGAAGCTGCTTTAATGGCTGCAAGTCGCAACAAAAGAGTGGTGACAATGCAAGAGTTTGAAGATGCAAAAGATAAAGTCATGATGGGGGCTGAACGCCGTTCAACTGCTATGACACAAGAGGAAAAAGAGCTGACTGCTTATCACGAAGCAGGGCATGCTATTGTGGCTTTAAATGTGCCTGCTGCTGACCCTGTTCACAAAGCAACAATTGTACCAAGAGGAAGAGCTTTGGGGATGGTCATGCAATTGCCTGAAGGTGATCGCTATTCCATGAGCTATCGGTGGATGATTTCACGCTTGGCTATTATGATGGGTGGAAGAGTGGCCGAAGAACTAAAATTCGGAAAGGAAAATATCACATCTGGTGCGGCTTCTGATATTGAACAGGCCACGAAATTGGCACGTGCTATGATCACCCGGTGGGGATTTTCTGAGATGCTTGGCAATGTTGCTTATGGCGATAATCAAGATGAAGTTTTTTTAGGTCATTCAGTTGCAAGAACGCAAAATGTTTCTGAAGAAACGGCACGCATGATCGATATGGAAGTGCGCAGACTTATTGATGATGCTTATAAAAGTGCAACAAAAGTTCTCACAACGAAAAAGAAACAGTGGTTCGCATTGGCTCAAGGTTTGTTAGAATATGAGACATTAACTGGTGCAGAAATTAATGAAGTGATTGCAGGCAAACCACCTTCACGCACGCAAGGCAATGATCATGTTCCTTCACGTACTTCATCTGTGCCCAAAACAGGTGGTAAGGGTGGAAAAGAAAAATCACAACTTCGTGTTGAAGAAAAGAAAACTGATGTTTCTGAAAAAAAGACTGATGCTGCTGAGAAGAACACTGGTGTTACTGAAAAGAAGGCTCGTAGTTCTAAAAGTGTTTCTAAGAGTACGCTAAAAGTAAGTAATGACAATAAGGTGAAAGCAAAGAATGATTCTAAGAACAATCCAGATGCTTAG
- the tilS gene encoding tRNA lysidine(34) synthetase TilS — MLTQLAENIFKKSDFTHCQKLIVAASGGGDSLALLFLLKDYFKILLSPPEIIVVTVDHQLREESAYEAQKVAEICRAYQIKHVIVRWEGAKPKTDVSQKARVARYDLLFQEAEKQGATLIMTGHTLNDQVETYYMRCQRVLKDRAVLQQDKSFALRSENESVFDIGRGGKACAMRCGVEVDGVSQQGEQGDSNNTWEEMDAASSLKEGDELQDNGALIERGLSCIAREALLRQKVRLIRPLLGIKRDTLRAYLRLREIAWIDDPTNDDLRFERVRVRRSIHPKNFSKIAQKVNEAALKRRQYAQMIADLILALDIVVEYGRCFIKRPAPFLRHHPGFPFVVGLFAVLMGGSSYLLASQKLSALNQKLCFHSLEKKRFTLARSLIEYSQKGIAFWREARNIQEAIVLPGQTLLWDGRYQITNHEADALKVRAADLVHLKQFLRYGEHFSSTHIGKDEVIGDMIDFENMVDCKRPHFPSLQSLPLVLGAKGVDIPELSYFSCRHKVIVQRILAPFDWLLLCEDAAFINVIKPFFNIT; from the coding sequence GTGCTCACCCAATTAGCAGAAAATATTTTTAAGAAGTCAGATTTTACTCATTGTCAAAAGCTGATTGTGGCGGCTTCTGGGGGGGGTGATTCGCTGGCTTTGTTGTTTTTACTCAAAGATTATTTTAAGATATTGCTTTCTCCCCCTGAGATTATTGTTGTTACGGTTGATCATCAATTACGTGAAGAATCAGCTTATGAAGCGCAGAAGGTAGCAGAAATTTGTCGTGCCTATCAGATTAAGCATGTCATTGTGCGGTGGGAAGGTGCAAAGCCAAAGACAGATGTTTCTCAAAAAGCGCGTGTTGCACGGTATGATTTATTGTTCCAAGAAGCTGAAAAACAAGGTGCAACGCTCATTATGACAGGGCACACTCTCAATGATCAGGTCGAAACTTATTATATGCGCTGCCAACGTGTCTTAAAGGATAGAGCTGTTTTGCAACAAGATAAAAGTTTTGCTTTAAGATCAGAGAATGAGAGTGTTTTTGATATAGGGCGCGGTGGTAAGGCTTGTGCTATGCGATGTGGGGTTGAGGTTGATGGCGTTTCACAACAGGGGGAGCAAGGTGATAGTAATAATACATGGGAGGAAATGGATGCGGCGAGCTCGTTAAAAGAGGGTGATGAACTGCAAGACAATGGTGCACTGATTGAGCGTGGTTTGTCTTGTATTGCGCGTGAGGCATTATTGCGCCAAAAAGTGCGTTTGATTCGCCCATTACTTGGCATTAAGCGCGATACATTGCGTGCTTATTTGCGTTTGCGGGAAATAGCATGGATTGATGATCCGACGAATGATGATTTACGTTTTGAACGTGTACGTGTGCGCCGTTCTATTCATCCTAAAAACTTTTCTAAAATTGCTCAAAAAGTTAATGAAGCTGCATTAAAACGGCGTCAATACGCACAAATGATTGCTGATTTGATTCTAGCTTTGGATATTGTTGTTGAATATGGGCGATGTTTTATTAAAAGGCCTGCACCCTTTTTACGCCATCATCCGGGGTTTCCATTTGTTGTGGGGTTATTTGCTGTGTTGATGGGAGGCAGTTCTTATTTGCTTGCATCTCAAAAGTTGAGCGCTCTTAATCAAAAATTATGTTTCCACTCTTTAGAAAAAAAACGCTTTACTTTGGCTAGATCTCTTATTGAATATAGTCAAAAGGGAATTGCTTTTTGGCGTGAAGCACGAAACATTCAAGAAGCGATCGTCCTTCCTGGGCAAACCCTTTTATGGGATGGGCGTTATCAGATCACCAATCATGAAGCAGATGCCCTTAAAGTGCGTGCTGCTGATCTTGTTCATTTAAAACAGTTTCTTAGGTATGGGGAACATTTTTCTAGCACCCATATTGGCAAGGATGAGGTAATTGGGGATATGATTGATTTTGAGAATATGGTTGATTGTAAACGACCTCATTTTCCTTCGTTGCAATCTCTTCCATTGGTTTTAGGTGCCAAAGGCGTTGATATTCCAGAGCTTTCTTATTTCTCTTGTCGTCATAAAGTAATTGTGCAGCGCATTCTTGCACCTTTTGATTGGCTTTTGTTGTGTGAAGATGCTGCTTTTATTAATGTTATAAAGCCTTTTTTTAACATTACATGA
- the pal gene encoding peptidoglycan-associated lipoprotein Pal — MGFIRNIFCRPLVVVFVFLLAVVGCAKKNINEMGGMHSSMGGANFNSAVSGSTQDFTVNVGDRVFFSLNSSSIELDAERVLKRQAEWLLRYPHYYITVEGHADDRGTREYNLALGQRRAVAVRDYLVSLGVSSQRMRTISYGKERPVAVCDDISCWNQNRRVVLTINSVNDG, encoded by the coding sequence ATGGGGTTTATCCGAAACATATTTTGTCGTCCACTAGTTGTGGTCTTTGTTTTCTTGTTGGCTGTTGTTGGTTGTGCCAAAAAGAATATCAATGAAATGGGTGGCATGCATTCTTCTATGGGGGGTGCAAATTTTAATAGTGCTGTAAGTGGTTCAACACAAGATTTTACGGTGAATGTGGGAGACCGTGTTTTCTTTAGTCTTAATTCTTCTTCTATTGAGCTTGATGCTGAACGTGTTTTGAAGCGTCAAGCTGAATGGTTATTGCGCTATCCCCACTATTATATTACTGTTGAAGGGCATGCCGATGACCGTGGAACGCGCGAATATAACTTAGCCCTTGGGCAACGGCGTGCAGTTGCTGTTCGCGATTATCTTGTTTCTCTTGGTGTGTCTTCACAGCGGATGAGAACGATTTCTTACGGAAAAGAAAGACCTGTTGCTGTATGTGATGATATTTCATGTTGGAATCAAAATCGACGTGTTGTTTTGACAATCAATTCCGTAAACGACGGTTAA
- a CDS encoding DUF1013 domain-containing protein, translating to MATKLLMPKATAVWLVDNTALSFDQIAEFCQLHVLEVKAIADGESAHGVRGLDPISSGQLTRGEIARVEADPKARLKICESKVRIPTPKRKRAHYIPLSRRQDRPDGILWLVLNHPELKDAQISRLIGTTKTTIEQIRNRTHWNSANLVPRDPVGLGLCLQIDLDIELQRAAKNRPLPSARSETLLPASVTENFALNDGEPQSAASVEDELIVDKNLDADKVFAKLNALKKDQSDNEH from the coding sequence ATGGCAACAAAACTTTTGATGCCCAAAGCGACAGCTGTGTGGTTGGTTGATAACACGGCACTTTCTTTTGATCAGATTGCAGAATTTTGTCAGTTGCATGTTTTGGAAGTAAAAGCCATTGCTGATGGTGAATCTGCCCATGGGGTTAGAGGTCTTGACCCCATTAGTTCTGGGCAGTTAACACGCGGTGAAATTGCTCGTGTGGAGGCTGATCCAAAAGCACGTTTAAAGATTTGCGAATCAAAGGTGCGTATTCCAACACCAAAACGCAAACGCGCTCACTATATTCCTTTGTCTCGACGTCAAGATCGCCCCGATGGGATCTTATGGTTAGTCCTTAATCATCCTGAGTTGAAAGATGCACAGATTTCGCGATTGATTGGAACAACAAAAACAACCATTGAGCAAATTCGTAATCGGACACATTGGAATAGTGCTAATTTAGTTCCTCGTGACCCTGTGGGGCTTGGCTTGTGCTTGCAAATTGATTTGGATATTGAGCTCCAACGGGCTGCAAAAAATCGCCCTCTCCCTTCAGCAAGGAGCGAAACTTTGCTTCCTGCATCAGTAACAGAAAATTTTGCTCTCAATGATGGTGAGCCTCAATCAGCTGCTAGTGTTGAGGATGAACTAATTGTAGATAAAAATCTTGATGCTGATAAGGTTTTTGCCAAACTAAATGCGCTCAAAAAAGATCAATCAGATAACGAGCATTAG
- a CDS encoding YebC/PmpR family DNA-binding transcriptional regulator — protein sequence MAGHSQFKNIMHRKGRQDAIRSKMFSKLAREITVAAKQGAPDPAMNPRLRLAIQNAKSQSMPKDNIERAIKKATGGDVENYDEVRYEGYGPGGVAIIVEALTDNRNRTASNVRAAFTKSGGALGETGSVSFMFNRIGEIIYNLEAGTPDSIMEAAIEAGAEDVQTEETGYHILCAFENIGEVSKMLEATLGEAQSIKTIWKATTLAPVDEEKALSILRLLTTLEDDDDVQNVYANFDVSDEILAKLSP from the coding sequence ATGGCAGGCCACTCACAATTTAAAAATATTATGCACCGTAAAGGGCGTCAAGATGCAATACGCTCAAAAATGTTCTCTAAACTTGCGCGTGAAATTACAGTTGCAGCCAAACAAGGCGCTCCTGATCCGGCAATGAATCCACGTTTAAGGCTGGCTATCCAAAACGCTAAATCGCAATCCATGCCAAAGGATAATATTGAACGCGCCATTAAAAAAGCCACAGGCGGTGATGTTGAAAATTATGATGAAGTGCGCTATGAAGGCTATGGTCCGGGCGGTGTTGCAATCATTGTTGAAGCTTTAACCGATAACCGTAACCGTACCGCTTCCAATGTGCGTGCTGCCTTTACCAAATCCGGCGGTGCTTTAGGGGAAACAGGGTCTGTTAGCTTCATGTTCAACCGAATCGGTGAAATTATCTATAATCTTGAAGCAGGCACACCAGACAGTATCATGGAAGCAGCCATTGAAGCTGGTGCTGAAGATGTCCAAACAGAAGAAACTGGCTACCACATTCTATGTGCCTTTGAAAATATTGGTGAAGTTTCAAAAATGTTGGAAGCAACGCTTGGTGAGGCTCAGTCCATTAAAACCATTTGGAAAGCAACCACCCTTGCCCCCGTAGATGAAGAAAAAGCTCTGTCTATTTTGCGCCTTCTCACCACATTAGAAGACGATGATGATGTGCAAAATGTCTATGCCAATTTCGATGTCAGTGATGAAATTTTAGCCAAGCTGTCTCCATAA
- the rpmE gene encoding 50S ribosomal protein L31, producing the protein MKANIHPDYHMIYVAMTDGTKYATRSTWGKEGDTLSLDIDPTTHPAWTGGSQILVDRGGRVSKFKNRFGNLGV; encoded by the coding sequence ATGAAAGCAAATATTCATCCCGATTACCATATGATTTATGTTGCTATGACTGATGGAACTAAATATGCAACTCGCTCGACATGGGGAAAAGAGGGAGATACTCTTTCTCTGGATATTGACCCTACAACCCATCCGGCATGGACTGGTGGTTCCCAGATATTGGTTGATCGTGGTGGTCGTGTTTCTAAATTCAAAAATCGCTTCGGTAATCTTGGCGTTTAA
- a CDS encoding ABC transporter transmembrane domain-containing protein: MNKHTPSTSSNRSAKFAQPSKKRVSFALLATFAPYIKRHHWLVLYSFVALFIAASVTLALPLAIRQMLDHGFSVSSHGNINFYFGILFVLALLLALASACRYYCVITLGERIVADLRRDLFVHITQLSPAFFDHSRSGEIMSRLSTDTTQIKTAVGSTSSTALRHLIVIIGAIVMMVITNLKLSLLVVLAIPLVAIPLIVLGRKVRQRTRTAQDCLADANALASEQINAIRTVQAFTSENFISARFASLIERTFQTAQFSVVLRSFFTGCAIFLVFGSIVAVLWIGSRDVLNGTMSGGTLGQFVLYAIFGAMTFAQLSELGAELVQAAGATERIAELLQEKPTITTPDSPLPLANPVQGAIVFDQIHFNYPSRPQEKVLQNLSFSIKAGETVAFVGPSGAGKSTLFSLILRFYDPLKGQIQFDGVDLNHLSLYDLRSSIAYVPQEVVIFEGTLRENIMFGTKDANEAQVIAAAKAANALEFIESLPQGLNSQVGERGIMLSGGQKQRIGIARAILRNAPLLLLDEATSALDAHNERLVQEALEGLMHNRTTLVIAHRLATVLKADRILVLDKGTIIEEGTHAQLIEQNGVYAHWAQLQFSPDQKS, from the coding sequence ATGAACAAGCACACCCCCTCAACATCATCAAATCGTTCTGCCAAATTTGCACAGCCTTCTAAAAAAAGAGTTTCTTTTGCTTTGCTTGCAACTTTTGCTCCTTATATTAAACGCCATCACTGGCTTGTTCTTTATTCCTTTGTAGCTTTATTTATTGCCGCTTCTGTCACATTGGCCTTGCCTCTTGCCATTCGTCAGATGCTTGATCATGGTTTTTCTGTTTCAAGTCACGGTAATATTAATTTTTATTTTGGTATCTTATTTGTATTAGCTTTGCTTCTAGCACTTGCTTCAGCATGCCGTTATTATTGTGTCATCACATTGGGTGAGCGCATTGTCGCCGATTTACGCCGTGATCTTTTTGTCCACATCACACAGCTTTCACCTGCTTTTTTTGACCATTCTCGCTCTGGCGAAATTATGTCTAGGCTTTCCACAGATACAACACAAATAAAAACCGCTGTTGGGTCAACAAGCTCAACAGCTTTGCGTCATCTCATTGTGATAATTGGTGCAATCGTGATGATGGTCATCACCAATCTTAAACTGTCTCTTCTTGTTGTGCTTGCCATCCCCCTTGTTGCCATTCCATTAATTGTCTTAGGGCGTAAAGTGCGTCAACGTACACGCACTGCGCAAGACTGTTTAGCAGATGCAAATGCTCTTGCCTCTGAACAGATAAACGCTATTCGAACTGTGCAAGCTTTTACATCTGAAAATTTTATTTCTGCTCGTTTTGCATCTCTTATTGAACGCACCTTTCAAACAGCGCAATTTTCTGTAGTCCTCCGCTCCTTTTTTACCGGATGTGCTATTTTTCTAGTTTTCGGAAGCATTGTTGCAGTCTTATGGATCGGATCACGTGATGTTTTAAATGGCACTATGTCTGGCGGCACACTTGGTCAATTTGTCCTTTATGCGATTTTCGGCGCCATGACTTTTGCACAACTATCCGAACTTGGTGCAGAATTAGTACAAGCAGCAGGTGCAACAGAACGAATTGCCGAATTGTTGCAAGAAAAACCAACCATCACAACACCAGATTCCCCATTGCCCTTAGCAAATCCCGTTCAAGGAGCTATCGTTTTTGATCAGATTCATTTCAACTACCCTTCCAGGCCCCAAGAAAAAGTTTTGCAAAATTTATCCTTTTCCATAAAAGCTGGTGAAACTGTTGCTTTTGTAGGCCCTTCAGGGGCAGGAAAAAGCACTCTTTTTTCTCTCATTTTGCGTTTTTACGATCCCCTAAAGGGGCAAATCCAATTTGATGGCGTTGATCTTAACCACCTTTCTCTTTACGATTTACGCTCATCAATTGCTTATGTCCCGCAAGAGGTTGTTATTTTTGAAGGCACACTGCGCGAAAATATCATGTTTGGTACAAAAGATGCTAACGAAGCACAAGTCATCGCCGCAGCAAAAGCAGCAAACGCACTTGAATTTATTGAATCTCTTCCTCAAGGCTTGAACAGCCAGGTTGGAGAACGTGGAATTATGCTCTCTGGTGGGCAAAAACAACGCATTGGTATTGCACGAGCAATTTTAAGAAATGCTCCTTTATTGCTCCTTGATGAAGCCACATCAGCTTTAGATGCACACAACGAAAGGCTCGTGCAAGAAGCCTTAGAAGGGCTCATGCACAATCGAACAACATTGGTGATCGCACACCGTTTAGCAACAGTTTTAAAAGCAGACCGCATCCTCGTGCTTGATAAAGGAACCATCATTGAAGAAGGAACCCATGCCCAATTGATTGAGCAAAATGGAGTTTATGCACATTGGGCTCAACTGCAATTTTCACCAGACCAAAAATCATAA
- a CDS encoding inositol monophosphatase family protein, giving the protein MARSAIMNVMVQAALKAGRSLVRDYGEVQNLQVSLKGPADYVSQADRKAEKIIFSELIKARPKFSFLMEESEEIIGEDSQHRFIVDPLDGTTNFLHGIPFFAVSIALERQGQIVAGVIYNPILDELFTAERGCGSFLNDRRCRVAARRKLGECVIATGTPHFGGHNHGHYLVELRNVMGEVSGVRRFGAASLDLAYVAAGRTDGFWEDNLQIWDMAAGIIIVREAGGFVSDKDGESAMFGTKNIIAGNEFIHAQLSQTLKKGV; this is encoded by the coding sequence ATGGCACGTTCTGCGATCATGAATGTCATGGTTCAAGCTGCCCTTAAGGCGGGACGTTCTTTGGTGCGTGATTATGGTGAGGTTCAAAACTTACAAGTGTCTTTAAAGGGGCCGGCTGATTATGTAAGCCAAGCAGATCGCAAGGCTGAAAAGATTATTTTTTCTGAATTGATAAAGGCACGACCTAAATTTAGTTTTCTGATGGAAGAATCAGAAGAGATTATTGGAGAGGATTCTCAACATCGTTTTATTGTTGATCCTTTAGATGGCACAACAAATTTCTTACATGGTATTCCCTTTTTTGCTGTTTCTATTGCGTTGGAACGTCAAGGGCAGATCGTTGCTGGTGTGATTTATAATCCTATTTTAGATGAGCTTTTTACAGCTGAGCGCGGGTGTGGTTCTTTTTTAAACGATCGACGTTGCCGTGTAGCGGCACGGCGTAAGTTGGGAGAATGTGTGATTGCAACAGGAACACCCCATTTTGGAGGTCACAATCATGGGCACTATCTTGTTGAGTTGCGTAATGTTATGGGTGAAGTTTCTGGGGTTCGTCGTTTTGGTGCGGCTTCTCTTGATTTAGCGTATGTGGCTGCAGGAAGAACAGATGGGTTTTGGGAAGATAATCTTCAAATTTGGGATATGGCTGCTGGAATCATCATTGTTCGTGAAGCGGGTGGTTTTGTTAGCGATAAAGATGGTGAGAGCGCTATGTTTGGCACAAAAAACATCATCGCTGGTAATGAATTTATTCATGCTCAATTAAGTCAAACGCTTAAAAAAGGCGTGTGA